From uncultured Roseateles sp., the proteins below share one genomic window:
- a CDS encoding MarR family transcriptional regulator — protein MSDDAATPQDHIDRLQAQWTQELPGLDTEGMAIIGRARRITLHLRPPIEAVLARHGLDAGQFDVLSTLLRSGPPYRCTPTELYKMLMISSGGLTDRLARLEAAGLVRRSPADTDKRSLLVELTELGSQRTEAAFREDMALESKLLAGLSKPERRQLAALLRKLALSLPDDAGVD, from the coding sequence ATGAGCGACGACGCCGCCACACCGCAAGACCATATCGACCGCCTGCAGGCCCAGTGGACGCAAGAGCTGCCCGGGCTGGACACCGAGGGCATGGCCATCATCGGCCGCGCCCGCCGCATCACCCTGCATTTGCGCCCGCCGATCGAGGCCGTGCTGGCCCGCCATGGGCTGGACGCGGGCCAGTTCGATGTGCTGTCCACGCTGCTGCGCTCAGGCCCTCCCTACCGCTGCACGCCGACCGAGCTGTACAAGATGCTGATGATCTCGTCCGGCGGCCTGACCGACCGCCTGGCCCGCCTGGAGGCCGCCGGCCTGGTGCGGCGCAGCCCGGCCGACACCGACAAGCGCAGCCTGCTGGTCGAGCTGACCGAGCTGGGCAGCCAGCGCACCGAGGCAGCCTTCCGCGAAGACATGGCACTGGAATCCAAGCTGCTCGCGGGCCTCAGCAAGCCCGAACGGCGCCAGCTCGCCGCGCTGTTGCGCAAGCTGGCGCTGAGCCTGCCCGATGATGCGGGCGTCGATTAG
- a CDS encoding VOC family protein: MTHPTPLPFAPTGLDHVVFRSTDGARLAAFYCEVLGCTLERGLPGKGLAQLRAGRSLIDIVPSESCGDAGRVDHVCLGVHPFDEAALRKHLQQHRVAVIDAGPRYGAEGLGPSIYLHDPDGNAIELKGVAAPLC, translated from the coding sequence ATGACGCATCCGACACCGCTGCCTTTCGCGCCGACCGGGCTGGACCACGTGGTGTTCCGCTCCACCGATGGTGCGCGCCTGGCCGCCTTCTACTGCGAGGTGCTGGGCTGCACCTTGGAGCGCGGCCTGCCCGGCAAGGGCCTGGCCCAGCTGCGCGCCGGCCGCTCGCTGATCGACATCGTGCCCAGCGAGAGCTGCGGCGACGCGGGCCGCGTCGACCATGTCTGCCTGGGCGTGCACCCGTTCGACGAGGCGGCGCTGCGCAAGCACCTGCAGCAGCATCGGGTGGCCGTCATCGACGCCGGCCCGCGCTACGGCGCCGAGGGCCTGGGCCCGTCGATCTATCTGCACGACCCCGATGGCAACGCGATCGAGCTGAAGGGCGTTGCGGCGCCGCTGTGCTGA
- a CDS encoding bifunctional acetate--CoA ligase family protein/GNAT family N-acetyltransferase: MDKHYLTPLFQPEAIVVFAGRADDPASLTPHAQALHAALRAQRYTGTLQFLDIHTTGTLADLAQARADLAIIALPPEDLAAALEIAGRVSCRAALVISSGIGAEQAAELKKIARREGVFLLGPNCLGLQRPQLQLNASAAGPLARAGSLALVSQSGALTASMLDWASNNAVGFSSVVSLGPNTAVDIAQVLDFLANDAQTHSIIVYLEGISNARRFMSALRMAANAKPVVVLKAGRRPAGNEAAQTHSGTIVGSDDVFDAALRRAGAVRVRSFVELFSAAKCLASRYRPVGKRLAIVTNGGGPGVLAADWINEIALDLGRLSTDSAAALKPLLNSHASLSDLIDLSEEATPEHYKAAIEAACRDRAIDGVLAIYSPKVGGDASAVARALGEIKRSIGKPLLCCWMGDATVQAARAILNEAAIPSFRTPEAAVGAFGNIASFYQNQLLLQQTPPPLSTLAKPDIEAARLVIESVLAERRKVLTEMESKTLLSAFHIPVTNTILARNANEAMMIATQLGFPVALKIASPDISHKSDVQGVVLNLASGTAVRDAYNDMVERVGRLLPQARINGITVQKMARARRGREIYIGLVTDEPFGPVIVFGAGGTMIELINDRAMELPPLNQFLARRLIERSRVAETLGEWRGASAVDMDALEQLLLRVSEMVCELPQLREMDINPIIIDESGAVAVDARIVIDSAPQAVSGRSNNYGHLSILPYPARYEQVWPLPGGGEYALRPIHPDDAQMLQDLVQQLSPESRYFRFVSSMVELPPAMLARFTLIDYDREMALVAVAKERVAGADGEISETERIVGVSRYITNPDQSSCEFSLLVADDFKGRGLGSRLMESIMDVAREKGLAEIEGLVLANNPGMLKLMRGLGFTVKPFDEDRDFKLVTHAL; encoded by the coding sequence ATGGACAAGCATTACCTGACCCCGCTGTTCCAGCCCGAAGCCATCGTCGTGTTCGCCGGCCGGGCCGATGACCCGGCCTCGCTGACCCCTCACGCCCAGGCCCTGCACGCGGCCCTGCGCGCCCAGCGCTACACCGGCACCTTGCAGTTTCTGGACATCCACACCACCGGCACCCTGGCCGATCTGGCCCAGGCCCGGGCCGACCTGGCCATCATCGCGTTGCCGCCCGAGGACCTGGCCGCCGCGCTGGAGATCGCAGGCCGGGTCAGCTGCCGTGCGGCGCTGGTGATCTCCAGCGGCATCGGCGCGGAGCAGGCGGCCGAGCTGAAGAAAATCGCCCGCCGCGAGGGGGTGTTCCTGCTGGGTCCGAACTGCCTGGGCCTGCAGCGCCCGCAGCTGCAGCTCAATGCCAGCGCGGCCGGTCCGCTGGCCCGGGCGGGCTCGCTGGCCCTGGTGTCGCAGTCCGGCGCGCTGACGGCCTCGATGCTGGACTGGGCCAGCAACAATGCGGTGGGCTTCTCGTCGGTGGTCTCGCTGGGCCCGAATACCGCGGTCGATATTGCCCAGGTGCTGGACTTCCTGGCCAACGATGCGCAGACGCACAGCATCATCGTCTACCTCGAAGGCATCTCCAACGCGCGCCGTTTCATGAGCGCGCTGCGCATGGCCGCCAATGCCAAGCCGGTGGTGGTGCTGAAGGCCGGCCGCCGGCCGGCCGGCAACGAAGCGGCGCAAACGCACAGCGGCACCATCGTGGGCAGCGATGATGTCTTCGATGCCGCGCTGCGCCGCGCCGGCGCGGTGCGCGTGCGTTCCTTCGTCGAGCTGTTCTCGGCGGCCAAATGCCTGGCCTCGCGTTACCGGCCGGTGGGCAAGCGCCTGGCCATCGTCACCAATGGCGGCGGGCCCGGCGTGCTGGCTGCCGACTGGATCAACGAGATCGCACTGGATCTGGGCAGGCTGTCGACCGACAGCGCGGCGGCGCTGAAGCCGCTGCTCAACAGCCATGCCTCGCTGTCGGACCTGATAGACCTGTCCGAGGAGGCCACGCCCGAGCACTACAAGGCGGCGATCGAGGCGGCCTGCCGCGACCGCGCCATCGACGGCGTGCTGGCGATCTATTCACCCAAGGTCGGCGGTGACGCCTCGGCCGTGGCCCGTGCGCTGGGCGAGATCAAACGCAGCATAGGCAAGCCGCTGCTGTGCTGCTGGATGGGCGACGCCACCGTGCAGGCGGCGCGTGCCATCCTCAACGAGGCCGCGATACCGAGCTTTCGCACGCCCGAGGCGGCGGTGGGCGCCTTCGGCAATATCGCCTCGTTCTACCAGAACCAGCTGCTGCTGCAGCAGACGCCGCCGCCGCTCTCGACGCTGGCCAAGCCCGATATCGAGGCCGCGCGCCTGGTGATCGAAAGCGTGCTGGCCGAGCGCCGCAAGGTGCTGACCGAGATGGAGTCCAAGACCCTGCTGTCGGCCTTCCACATCCCGGTCACCAACACCATACTGGCGCGCAATGCCAACGAGGCGATGATGATTGCCACCCAGCTGGGTTTTCCGGTGGCGCTGAAGATCGCCTCGCCCGACATCAGCCACAAGTCCGATGTGCAGGGCGTGGTGCTGAACCTGGCCAGCGGCACGGCGGTGCGCGATGCCTACAACGATATGGTCGAGCGGGTCGGCCGCCTGCTGCCGCAGGCGCGTATCAATGGCATCACGGTGCAGAAGATGGCGCGGGCCCGGCGCGGCCGCGAGATTTACATCGGCCTGGTCACCGACGAGCCCTTCGGCCCGGTGATCGTGTTCGGCGCGGGTGGCACGATGATAGAGTTGATCAACGACCGCGCGATGGAGCTGCCACCGCTGAACCAGTTCCTGGCCCGGCGCCTGATCGAGCGCTCCCGCGTGGCCGAGACCCTGGGCGAATGGCGGGGCGCCAGCGCCGTCGACATGGATGCGCTGGAACAGCTGCTGCTGCGCGTGTCCGAGATGGTCTGCGAGCTGCCCCAGCTGCGCGAGATGGACATCAACCCCATCATCATCGACGAATCGGGCGCGGTGGCGGTGGACGCGCGCATCGTCATCGACAGCGCGCCGCAGGCCGTCAGCGGCCGCTCGAACAACTACGGCCATCTGTCGATACTGCCTTACCCGGCGCGCTACGAGCAGGTCTGGCCCTTGCCCGGCGGCGGCGAGTACGCGTTGCGGCCCATCCACCCGGACGACGCGCAGATGCTGCAGGACCTGGTGCAGCAGCTCTCGCCCGAGAGCCGCTACTTCCGCTTCGTCTCGTCCATGGTCGAGCTGCCGCCGGCGATGCTGGCCCGCTTCACGCTGATCGACTACGACCGCGAGATGGCCCTGGTGGCCGTGGCCAAGGAGCGGGTGGCCGGGGCCGACGGCGAGATCAGCGAGACCGAGCGCATCGTCGGCGTGTCGCGCTACATCACCAACCCGGACCAGTCGAGCTGCGAGTTTTCGCTGCTGGTGGCCGATGACTTCAAGGGCCGCGGCCTGGGCTCAAGGCTGATGGAGAGCATCATGGACGTGGCCCGCGAGAAGGGCCTGGCCGAGATCGAGGGCCTGGTGCTGGCCAACAACCCGGGCATGCTCAAGCTGATGCGCGGCCTGGGTTTCACTGTCAAACCCTTCGACGAAGACCGCGATTTCAAGCTCGTCACGCATGCGCTCTGA
- a CDS encoding substrate-binding domain-containing protein, producing the protein MGLRHLLIAALTGVAGMALAADLKVLTAGAFKPVLVALAPAFEQQTGHRLQIENDTAGALLKRIEAGEVFDLVVLPAGGIEQLVKRGAAGAARPLARVAIGVAVKRGAPLPDIGSVAAFKQALLAARAVAYIDPAAGGSSGIYLAQLFDKLGIAAQIAPKAVLVPGGLVAQRLVSGEADLALHQISEILAVPGAVLVGPIPAEIQNYTVYAGAVSATAREGAAALALLSQLTGAEARALLAAKGMEAP; encoded by the coding sequence ATGGGGCTTCGACACCTCCTGATCGCAGCGCTGACCGGCGTGGCCGGGATGGCGCTCGCTGCCGACCTCAAGGTTCTCACCGCCGGCGCCTTCAAGCCGGTGCTGGTGGCTCTGGCGCCGGCCTTCGAGCAGCAGACCGGCCACCGGCTGCAGATCGAGAACGACACCGCCGGGGCCCTGCTCAAGCGCATCGAGGCCGGCGAGGTGTTTGACCTGGTCGTGCTGCCGGCGGGCGGCATCGAGCAACTGGTCAAGCGTGGTGCGGCCGGCGCGGCCCGGCCGCTGGCGCGGGTGGCCATCGGTGTGGCGGTGAAGCGCGGCGCGCCGCTGCCCGACATCGGCAGCGTGGCCGCCTTCAAGCAGGCCTTGCTGGCGGCCCGGGCGGTGGCCTATATCGACCCGGCCGCCGGTGGCTCCAGCGGCATCTATCTGGCGCAGCTGTTCGACAAGCTGGGCATCGCCGCACAGATCGCACCCAAGGCGGTGCTGGTGCCGGGCGGCCTGGTGGCGCAGCGCCTGGTCAGCGGCGAGGCCGATCTGGCCCTGCACCAGATCAGCGAGATCCTGGCCGTGCCGGGCGCGGTGCTGGTCGGGCCGATACCGGCGGAAATCCAGAACTACACCGTCTATGCCGGCGCGGTGTCGGCCACGGCCCGCGAGGGTGCCGCTGCGCTGGCCCTGCTGTCGCAGCTGACCGGTGCCGAAGCGAGGGCACTGCTGGCCGCCAAGGGCATGGAGGCGCCCTGA
- a CDS encoding N-acetylmuramoyl-L-alanine amidase: MKPLTARFACLIATLLLAACASPPQGLAIDRSISASGQDSRVLFIVLHYTVGGFSSALKTLTQGQVSSHYLVSDEPVRIHGLVDENRRAWHAGPSQWQSHANLNASSIGIEIVNPGYAETPAGRVYAPFAPAQIDAVVALVKDVARRHEVRPDRILGHNEVAPQLKQDPGPAFPWKRLADEGLIPWPDAIVVNAKRPEFELQPPDVAWYQRKLAEHGFAVPQSGLLDTATRNVISTFQMKYRPSNIAGQPDAETAALLYTVTSPGGLLMLRPSRSDPGSKDWTSRW, from the coding sequence ATGAAGCCGCTGACCGCCCGATTCGCCTGCCTGATCGCCACCCTGCTGCTGGCCGCCTGCGCCAGCCCGCCCCAGGGCCTGGCGATAGACCGCAGCATCAGCGCCAGCGGCCAGGACAGCCGGGTGTTGTTCATCGTGCTGCACTACACGGTAGGCGGCTTCTCCAGTGCGCTGAAGACGCTGACCCAGGGCCAGGTCTCCAGCCACTACCTGGTCAGCGACGAGCCGGTGCGCATCCACGGCCTGGTCGACGAGAACCGCCGTGCCTGGCATGCCGGTCCCAGCCAGTGGCAAAGCCATGCCAATCTGAATGCCAGCTCGATCGGCATCGAAATCGTCAACCCGGGCTATGCCGAGACCCCGGCCGGCCGTGTCTACGCGCCATTCGCACCGGCGCAGATCGATGCGGTGGTGGCTCTGGTCAAGGACGTGGCGCGGCGCCACGAGGTGCGCCCGGACCGCATCCTCGGCCACAACGAGGTGGCGCCCCAGCTCAAGCAGGACCCGGGTCCGGCCTTCCCCTGGAAGCGCCTGGCCGACGAGGGGCTGATCCCCTGGCCCGATGCCATCGTCGTCAACGCCAAGCGGCCCGAGTTCGAACTGCAGCCGCCGGACGTGGCCTGGTACCAGCGCAAGCTCGCCGAGCATGGCTTCGCCGTGCCGCAAAGCGGTCTGCTCGACACCGCCACCCGCAATGTGATCTCGACCTTCCAGATGAAGTACCGGCCGTCGAACATAGCCGGCCAACCCGACGCCGAGACCGCCGCCCTGCTCTACACGGTGACCTCGCCGGGCGGCCTGCTGATGCTCAGGCCCAGCCGGTCCGACCCCGGCAGCAAGGACTGGACCTCGCGCTGGTGA